The Wolbachia endosymbiont of Ctenocephalides felis wCfeT genomic interval GCATCTTGTGCTATTAATTCTTTGGCCTCTTCAGGAAATAACCATTTGCTGTTTTCATCTTTGTAAGTTTCATGGCAGACCATTCCTTGGGTGATTAAAGTAGAAAATGGCTCTTTAATGTCAAAATAGCCACACTTAATCAAAGCGCGGCAGAAAAACCGTGAATAAAGCAAATGCAAAATTGCATGCTCTATTCCACCTATGTAATAATCAACAGGCATGAAACGATTACATGCAGCTTTATCGATAGATTTATTGTCGCTACAAAATGCAGCAAAATACCAAGAAGATTCAAAAAAAGTATCCAATGTATCTGTCTCACGTTCTGCTTGTTTCCCGCATTTTGGGCAGTCTACAAGCTTCCAAGTGGGGTGATGATCAATGGGATTGCCACCGCTTTTAAATTCCACATCAGTTGGTAGCACTACAGGCAGGTCTTTTTCTGGTACTGGAACAGTTCCGCAATCTTTGCAGTATATAATAGGAATAGGGCATCCCCAATAGCGTTGCCGTGAAATTCCCCAATCATGTAGGCGATAATTAATTGTTTTTTTGCCGATTCTTTTTTCCTCGAGTTTTTTGAGCATTGTTTCTTTTGCATCATTTACCACTAGTCCATTTAAGAATCCAGAGTTTAACATTACTCCGTCACCGGTATATGCTTCTTTTAATACCTCTACGCTCGTCACCTGAGTAGTTTGACATTGTGATCCATCATACTGGATTTCAGCATCACGCACTGGAATGACATCAGAAGTAAATGGAGAAACTACCGGAATGATCGGCAAACCGTACTTTGTTGCAAATTCGAAATCACGTTGATCATGAGCAGGGCAGCCAAAAATTGCACCTTCACCGTATTCCATCAATACAAAGCTTGCTATATAAAGTGGCAGTTCTTTATCAAGGAATGGATGTTTAACGTTTATTCCAGTGTAAACTCCTATTTTTTCATCACTCTTTTTTTTTAACATTATTTCTTGGATTTCAGTGTCAGTTACTTGGGCAACAGACTGCTGTTTAATATCTTGTACAATTGGATGCTCTGGTGCAATTGCGCAGAAAGAAGCCCCAAATAACGTGTGAGGATAAGTAGTAAAAATTTTTAGCTTTTTATTTAGGCCTACTATATCGAATTCTATAGTTGCACCCTCTGATTTCCCTATCCAGCGCTCTTGCATTGTTTTGACTTTTTCTGGCCAATTTTCTAAACCTTTCAGACACCCAAGTAAATCCTCAGCAAAATCAGTAATTTTTAAAAACCATTGGGACAATTTACGCTTTTCAACTATCGCACCTGATCGCCATCCTTTGCCATCTACCACTTGCTCATTTGCCAGCACTGTTTCATCCACTGGATCCCAATTAACCCACGATTCTTTTCTATAGGCAATTCCATGCTTTAAAAAATCCAGGAAGAACTTTTGCTCATGTTTGTAATAATCAGGATCACATGTTGCAAGCTCACGATCCCAATCATAGGACAGGCCTATAGACTTCAACTGCATACGCATATTACCTATGTTTTCTTTCGTCCAAGTTTCAGGATTAATATTGTTATCTCTTGCTGCATTTTCAGCGGGTAGCCCAAATGCGTCCCAGCCAATTGGATGCAAAACATCAAATCCACAAGCTCTTTTGTAGCGTGCTATTACGTCACCTATTGCGTAATTACGCAAGTGCCCCATGTGGATTTTACCAGATGGGTATGGGAACATTTCCAGAACATAGCATTTTTCTTGATTGCTATTTTTATCTACAGAAAAGTTCCATTTTTCTTGATAGAATTTTTCAACACTTTTAAAGTCGTATTTCATATATCAATCTAATTTAACTACAGCTTACATGCAGCAGTGGATCAACTGCTTGACCGTTATGCCTTATTGTAAAGCACATTTGTGGGTTTTTATCTTGCGCGCTTAACTTACTTGCAGATCCAATTACTTGACCCTGCTTCACCTTATCACCAATTTCAACATTATTTATGTTTTTTAAGTAAGAATACACAGTCATATAATTATCTTTATGCTCCACTATAATTAAGTTTCCATACCATCTTAATCCCTTACCTACATATATAACTTTACCTGCTGCTGAAGCAACCACGTTTGTTCCGCTTTGAGCAGCAATTTTTATACCATCCTTACATGTTTCGTCAGATGATTTAGCTGATGATACTGCACCCTTAATTGGCATGATAAACTTGCAATTCACTTTATTAATTTCTGCACTTTTTGCATTATCACTATTATTGTATACCTTATTTACAGTAATTTTTCTATTTTCTTTTTTCTCTGAAGGAACAACATCTTCTTTGATCAAAACGTATTCTCTAGTATCTTCCAGATCTCTTCTTCCGTAAAACTCCTCACCCTTAAGCAATACGGGTGCAGGCTTTTGCAGGCCACAGCTTACTAATACTGCTAATAATATCAAAAACAAAGCTATGCGCCACATAAAAACTATCTCTTATACACAAAGAAAGTTATATTGTAATCATGAGCAACGTAATTGTAAAAAAATTTGGTGGAACTTCCCTAACTGATCTAAATAGAGTTGCAAGTTTAATCAAGAACGACGTTGATAAAGGCCAAAATGTAATCGTAATTGTATCTGCTACAGCAGGATTCACTGACCAAATGGCACTTCAAGCGAAGAAAATTTCAAATTTAAGCTGCAAACAAGAGCTGTCAGAATATGATGTCACACTTTCAGCAGGAGAGCAAATTTCATGCGGATTGTTGGCAATTACTCTGCAATCTATCGGTATTAGTGCTAAATCCTGGCTTGCCTGGCAATTACCCATCTTAACTGACGATTCTTATTCTCACTCTAAAATAAAAACAATAAAAACTGAAAATTTAAAGAGATCTTTCGCTGAAGGCTATAGCGTTGCCATCATCGCTGGTTTTCAGGGTATAAACAGCAGTAGGATAACTACTTTTGGCAGAGGCGGTTCTGATATATCAGCAGTTGCTTTGGCTGTGGTCTTTGGTGTTAAAGTTTGTGAAATTTTCACTGACATTGATGGAATATACACAGCGGATCCAAAAATCGTTCCCAAGGCGCGTAAGCTTCACTCTATCTCTTATAATGAAATGTTGGAAATGTCGTCGTCTGGTGCTAGAATATTACACAACCGTTCGATACAGCTTGCAATGCAACACAATATAGAAGTGCAAGTGCTATCTACTTTTAAAAAAGCAAAAGGCACTGCAGTATTACACGAAAGCGATATATTGGAAAAGCATTCAATCACTGGCATAACTTGCAACACTAACGTAGCTCTAGTTACTTTAACTCACCTTACTTTGCACACCTTAAAGGAGATTACAGAAGCAAACATTAAAATTGACATTATCAGTGGATCCAGCTTTGTAATCTCTAAGCTTTACATCGATTCAGCTAAAAAGCTATTAAACAAACATATCATAAACGATGATATCGCTAAAATTTCAATAATTGGTGTTGGTGTTTCTGAAATTATGCACCATACACTCAAAATTTTAAGTACAAGAAGTATAGAAATATTTGCTATTTCTACGTCTGAAATCAAAATCAGCATCATCGTTCAAAAAAAATACGCTGAAGACCTAGTTAGGGACTTACATACTGAATATGGGCTTGATAGCTGCACAGGTTGAGTTTTGCACACTTCCTTACAATCTTCTATGACCTCGCGGTCCATTTTGTCCGCCCCCCGTTCTATTAACAAAAGATTCAGTACCTTGTTGCGGATCAGATCGGGAAACTTTAGCACCTTGTTGCAGGTTAGGTTTTAGTGTTTCACTAGCTGCTTTACCTCCCTTACCTGGTGAAACAGGTGATATTGTTTCACTAGATACTTTATGTTTATTGACCCATTTCTTTAAGTCCTTTTTAGCTTCCTTTCTCTGATCATTAAGCTCATCCCATGTACCAGAGATAGAAGCTTCCGGATATCTTTTGTCTTTCAGTTTTGGATTTTCTTCATCTTTCAGGTCTGCTCTTTTTCCATTTACAATAACACCACAATCACTTTTTATTTCTTTCCAACACTCTTTCAATTGATGATTAAATTGAGTGAAATAAGAATCAGCATATTTTTCCTTGTCTGCTACAAATAATAAAATCGGAAACCTAATTATAGCAGCTACTATGTTTACTGCGCCTTTCACTATTGCTGCAGGAGTGAATAAAACATAACCAAAAAATTTCGCAATTGGATTTTCTTTCTCTATTAAATATTCTCCTAGCTTCATAGGAAGATAAGTTAACCCATTAACAATCTTTTTAACTAAAACTGAAGCAAAAACTAATGGAACAGATATAAGACTTTTATCTATCTCCAAATTACCCTCATGATCAATGATCTGCATCATTCTGGTAACTCCCCACTTGTATCTAGTGGTATATAACTGCTCACCATTCCTACCTTTCCCATCTTTTTTATCAGAACCTACTAATTTCGGTGGATTAGTACTAGTG includes:
- a CDS encoding murein hydrolase activator EnvC family protein encodes the protein MWRIALFLILLAVLVSCGLQKPAPVLLKGEEFYGRRDLEDTREYVLIKEDVVPSEKKENRKITVNKVYNNSDNAKSAEINKVNCKFIMPIKGAVSSAKSSDETCKDGIKIAAQSGTNVVASAAGKVIYVGKGLRWYGNLIIVEHKDNYMTVYSYLKNINNVEIGDKVKQGQVIGSASKLSAQDKNPQMCFTIRHNGQAVDPLLHVSCS
- the leuS gene encoding leucine--tRNA ligase; translation: MKYDFKSVEKFYQEKWNFSVDKNSNQEKCYVLEMFPYPSGKIHMGHLRNYAIGDVIARYKRACGFDVLHPIGWDAFGLPAENAARDNNINPETWTKENIGNMRMQLKSIGLSYDWDRELATCDPDYYKHEQKFFLDFLKHGIAYRKESWVNWDPVDETVLANEQVVDGKGWRSGAIVEKRKLSQWFLKITDFAEDLLGCLKGLENWPEKVKTMQERWIGKSEGATIEFDIVGLNKKLKIFTTYPHTLFGASFCAIAPEHPIVQDIKQQSVAQVTDTEIQEIMLKKKSDEKIGVYTGINVKHPFLDKELPLYIASFVLMEYGEGAIFGCPAHDQRDFEFATKYGLPIIPVVSPFTSDVIPVRDAEIQYDGSQCQTTQVTSVEVLKEAYTGDGVMLNSGFLNGLVVNDAKETMLKKLEEKRIGKKTINYRLHDWGISRQRYWGCPIPIIYCKDCGTVPVPEKDLPVVLPTDVEFKSGGNPIDHHPTWKLVDCPKCGKQAERETDTLDTFFESSWYFAAFCSDNKSIDKAACNRFMPVDYYIGGIEHAILHLLYSRFFCRALIKCGYFDIKEPFSTLITQGMVCHETYKDENSKWLFPEEAKELIAQDAKVQIGKVEKMSKSKKNTVDPNFIIEKYGADTARLFVLSDTPPEKDMEWSDDGVEGCSRYIHKLWRMVMQLKPIAILEASILSSQCYDTGIQKKDACIPASRSGITSNQNVTGKLLEYRKKIHKLLHELTNDLEHCRLNCAVAKFREMTNLIAEIDVETGKSVIDEGICILIRVVEPFMPHLAENLWQEVGGEGMLCMQPWPKADESLLADDTVTIAVQVNGKLRTTIKVAMNLPQEELKKTAIGSMSGKIDQDKVRAVYTVPNKIVNIVI
- a CDS encoding aspartate kinase → MSNVIVKKFGGTSLTDLNRVASLIKNDVDKGQNVIVIVSATAGFTDQMALQAKKISNLSCKQELSEYDVTLSAGEQISCGLLAITLQSIGISAKSWLAWQLPILTDDSYSHSKIKTIKTENLKRSFAEGYSVAIIAGFQGINSSRITTFGRGGSDISAVALAVVFGVKVCEIFTDIDGIYTADPKIVPKARKLHSISYNEMLEMSSSGARILHNRSIQLAMQHNIEVQVLSTFKKAKGTAVLHESDILEKHSITGITCNTNVALVTLTHLTLHTLKEITEANIKIDIISGSSFVISKLYIDSAKKLLNKHIINDDIAKISIIGVGVSEIMHHTLKILSTRSIEIFAISTSEIKISIIVQKKYAEDLVRDLHTEYGLDSCTG